A window of Stenotrophomonas indicatrix genomic DNA:
GTCGCCTCGCCGAAACGCAATGGCGTGCACTGGCGGATGCGCGCGGTATCGCCTCGGCGATGTTCCGCCTGCCGGGCCTCTACGGACCCGGGCGCAACGCGCTGCTGCAGCTGGCGCAGGGCCGCGCGCGGCACGTGGTGCGGCCAGGGCTGGTGTTTAATCGCCTGCACGTGGACGACCTGGCTGCGGTGGTGATCACTGCGATGCAACGCCCCGCGACCAATGCGCTGTATCTGCCGAGCGATGACCAACCGGCGCCGCCGCAGGATGTACTGGCCTTCGCCGCACAGCTGGGGGGATTTACCCTGCCGCCCGCGGTGGCCTGGGACGATCCATCAGTGAGCGCGACATTGCGGCGCTTCTACCAGAGCAGCAAGCGCATCGACAGCCGCAGCACGCGCGACGCGCTGGGCTGGACGCCGCGGTTTCCAACGTATCGGGAAGGGCTGACGGATATTGCCGCTTCGCTCGCCGGGCATGGCCCGGCGCTACCGGATCCGGGCACTCCCGGCTGACGGATATTGCCGCTTCGCTCGCCGGGCATGGCCCGGCGCTACCGGATCCGGCCA
This region includes:
- a CDS encoding NAD-dependent epimerase/dehydratase family protein, which translates into the protein MPGPLPKRVLILGMGWSGRVLAARLQAQGVHVEGTVRDPASAPDDGLLRHQLRADAVLAPSLVAAIAHADAVLCSVPPDAEGDPALRLLRAALRDSSSLRWLGYLSSTSVYGDRDGGWINEHSVADATGPAGMQRRLAETQWRALADARGIASAMFRLPGLYGPGRNALLQLAQGRARHVVRPGLVFNRLHVDDLAAVVITAMQRPATNALYLPSDDQPAPPQDVLAFAAQLGGFTLPPAVAWDDPSVSATLRRFYQSSKRIDSRSTRDALGWTPRFPTYREGLTDIAASLAGHGPALPDPGTPG